The Thermoclostridium stercorarium subsp. stercorarium DSM 8532 genome contains a region encoding:
- a CDS encoding ROK family transcriptional regulator, translating to MVKEFKSPLGKLSKNCKQIYQYIYRYGAVTRSEIERHTGFPMSTLVRAMNSLESNGLIYASETGESELGRKPRIYRICPDAGYIIAVDITRTYTQVALLDLELNILNSRTFGMYSSNTPDETIGRIIEIINEFISPLDKGKILGIGLGVVGPVDKENGVILNPEHFSASGWKNVSIKKILQEKTGFPVYIDDGANAAVLAEFRKGCGRHHHNIAYLIAGVGLRLGIIVNGKLLERQTYFGHTVIDKNGKDCICGKKGCLEEYFSLNVLLEEFIDEIKKGKSSIILEKVDYDLSSISFDHFCEAAKSGDVLANDILRKAAGNLAVGLGNLICILNPEIIVLGGTVFRKCPQLKTYVESEVSKHCPSTVFSNGELGENAVIIGAGSLVLEDYIE from the coding sequence ATGGTTAAAGAGTTTAAAAGTCCGTTGGGCAAACTGAGTAAGAACTGCAAACAGATATATCAGTATATTTACCGGTATGGAGCCGTAACAAGAAGTGAAATTGAGCGGCACACGGGTTTTCCGATGTCAACGCTTGTCAGGGCCATGAATAGCCTTGAAAGTAACGGGTTGATTTACGCGTCGGAGACGGGGGAATCGGAACTGGGCAGAAAACCCCGTATATACAGAATTTGCCCCGATGCAGGCTATATTATAGCTGTTGATATTACACGAACTTACACACAGGTTGCGCTTCTGGATTTGGAATTGAACATTTTGAATTCACGTACTTTTGGGATGTATTCCAGCAATACGCCTGATGAAACAATCGGCAGAATAATTGAAATAATTAACGAATTCATATCCCCGCTTGACAAAGGCAAAATACTGGGGATAGGGCTTGGGGTTGTAGGGCCGGTTGACAAGGAAAATGGAGTGATTCTTAACCCTGAGCATTTTTCTGCTTCAGGCTGGAAGAACGTATCAATAAAAAAAATACTCCAGGAGAAAACGGGTTTTCCCGTTTACATCGATGACGGCGCAAATGCGGCCGTTCTTGCAGAATTCCGCAAAGGGTGCGGGCGGCATCACCACAACATAGCTTATCTGATTGCAGGCGTAGGTTTAAGGTTGGGGATTATAGTCAACGGGAAACTGCTGGAACGGCAGACTTACTTTGGGCATACTGTAATTGATAAAAACGGTAAAGACTGTATTTGCGGTAAAAAAGGATGCCTTGAGGAATATTTCTCCTTGAATGTCTTATTGGAGGAATTTATAGACGAAATTAAAAAAGGGAAATCATCAATAATACTTGAGAAAGTTGACTATGATTTAAGCTCTATTTCCTTTGATCATTTCTGTGAGGCCGCAAAATCGGGTGATGTGCTTGCAAATGACATATTGCGTAAAGCAGCCGGAAACTTGGCTGTGGGGCTTGGTAATCTAATCTGTATTCTGAATCCCGAAATAATTGTCCTTGGCGGAACTGTCTTCAGAAAATGCCCACAGCTCAAAACGTACGTGGAAAGTGAGGTTTCAAAACACTGTCCTTCAACTGTTTTCAGCAACGGCGAGCTGGGCGAAAACGCCGTAATTATCGGCGCGGGAAGCCTTGTTCTTGAGGATTATATCGAATAG
- a CDS encoding endo-1,4-beta-xylanase: MENKTGGPYRHRMGEKKITLLTKDRKPLANTEVTVKQTKHRFLFGCGAFESVPLANGELEGEKKELAEEIFNKFFKIFNYCTLPFYWARFEPVPGKPDTQSLKKAAEWLVSKGCTLKGHPLCWHTLTAPWLLDYTNAEILQMQLNRIRRDVANFAGVIDIWDVINEVVIMPVFNKYDNGITRICRELGRIRLVREVFRAAKKANPDAVLLINDFETSESYEILIEGCLEAGIPIDAIGIQSHMHQGYWGVEKTLEILERFSRFKLPIHFTENTLVSGHLMPPEIVDLNDYVVDSWPTTPEGEERQAREIVLHYKTLFTHPAVESITYWNFVDGGWLGAPAGLLRKDGTTKPSYEELSRLINEEWWTHEKTYVTDENGSLIVSGFLGEYEIYAKDALIGGFQLSRDDSEEKIILNS; the protein is encoded by the coding sequence ATGGAAAATAAAACAGGCGGCCCGTACAGACATCGGATGGGAGAGAAAAAAATAACACTTTTGACGAAAGACCGAAAGCCGCTTGCCAATACCGAGGTTACAGTAAAACAGACAAAGCATCGGTTCCTGTTTGGCTGCGGGGCTTTTGAATCCGTTCCGCTTGCGAACGGCGAGCTGGAAGGCGAGAAAAAAGAATTGGCCGAAGAGATATTTAACAAGTTTTTTAAAATTTTTAACTATTGCACACTTCCTTTTTACTGGGCCAGATTTGAACCCGTTCCGGGAAAACCTGACACACAAAGCCTGAAAAAAGCCGCGGAATGGCTGGTTTCAAAAGGTTGCACGCTGAAAGGGCATCCGCTGTGCTGGCACACATTAACTGCCCCATGGCTTCTTGATTATACAAACGCTGAAATTCTTCAGATGCAGCTTAACCGCATACGCAGGGATGTGGCAAATTTCGCAGGGGTAATTGATATTTGGGACGTCATAAACGAAGTTGTTATAATGCCCGTTTTCAACAAATATGACAACGGAATAACGAGAATATGCAGGGAACTGGGAAGAATACGGCTTGTACGAGAAGTCTTCCGCGCAGCAAAAAAGGCGAATCCGGATGCTGTTCTGCTGATAAATGATTTTGAAACCTCCGAATCCTATGAGATTTTAATCGAAGGCTGTCTTGAAGCCGGTATTCCCATTGATGCAATAGGAATACAGTCGCATATGCATCAGGGATACTGGGGAGTTGAAAAAACCCTTGAGATACTCGAGCGTTTTTCGCGTTTTAAGCTACCCATTCATTTTACCGAAAACACGTTAGTATCTGGGCATCTGATGCCGCCGGAAATAGTTGATCTTAACGACTATGTCGTGGATTCATGGCCTACAACTCCGGAGGGCGAGGAAAGACAGGCAAGGGAAATTGTGCTTCATTATAAGACTTTATTCACACATCCGGCGGTTGAATCCATAACATATTGGAATTTTGTCGACGGCGGATGGCTCGGTGCGCCTGCCGGCTTATTGCGGAAAGACGGTACGACCAAGCCGTCCTATGAAGAACTCAGCAGGTTGATTAATGAAGAATGGTGGACACATGAAAAGACTTATGTCACTGATGAAAACGGCTCACTTATTGTTTCAGGTTTCCTCGGGGAGTATGAGATATATGCGAAAGACGCATTAATCGGTGGTTTCCAGTTATCCCGCGATGACAGTGAGGAAAAAATAATTTTAAACAGTTAG
- the msrA gene encoding peptide-methionine (S)-S-oxide reductase MsrA has translation MASEIYLAGGCFWGMEKYLSLIKGVEATQVGYANGKTLFPTYEEVCHNNTGHAETVKVVYNPEVISLKELLKLYFEAIDPTSLNRQGADVGTQYRTGIYYINERDLPVIREAIVELQKKYDKPVVIEVEPLRNYSPAEEYHQKYLDKNPGGYCHISPELFKKAANAVPSGLKE, from the coding sequence ATGGCATCTGAAATATATTTAGCAGGCGGATGTTTTTGGGGAATGGAGAAATACCTCTCACTGATTAAGGGTGTTGAAGCGACGCAGGTGGGATACGCGAACGGAAAAACCCTGTTTCCCACTTATGAGGAAGTCTGCCATAATAATACCGGTCATGCCGAAACGGTAAAAGTGGTATACAATCCGGAGGTAATATCACTTAAAGAGTTGCTGAAACTTTATTTTGAAGCCATTGATCCCACTTCGCTTAACAGGCAGGGAGCGGATGTGGGTACCCAGTACAGGACGGGAATTTATTACATCAACGAAAGGGATCTTCCCGTTATCAGGGAAGCCATAGTGGAGCTTCAGAAAAAATATGACAAACCGGTGGTAATTGAAGTTGAACCCCTGAGAAATTACAGTCCTGCGGAGGAGTATCATCAGAAATATCTGGATAAAAATCCCGGAGGATACTGTCATATCAGTCCCGAGCTTTTTAAAAAGGCTGCAAATGCCGTTCCTTCAGGTTTAAAGGAGTAA
- a CDS encoding chromate transporter, with product MRKKLKKLKEIFFTFFKIGLFTFGGGYAMIPLIERETAEKKKWVKQEEITDIIAVSQSVPGAVAINLSTFIGYRIMGKIGAITAAAGVILPSFLVILAIAMFFSRFGNNPFVKAFFAGVRPAVVALIIIAAINVGKSAIRDKIGTAVTIITVILVSFFKIHPIIAISTGGIFGFAVYKLWPSKVKEITDKKDGGNDLY from the coding sequence ATGCGGAAAAAGTTAAAAAAATTAAAGGAAATTTTTTTTACTTTTTTTAAAATAGGTTTGTTTACCTTTGGAGGCGGGTATGCTATGATACCGCTTATTGAAAGGGAAACGGCGGAAAAGAAAAAATGGGTGAAACAGGAGGAGATAACTGATATAATTGCAGTTTCTCAATCTGTTCCGGGCGCAGTTGCAATTAATTTATCGACATTTATAGGATACAGAATAATGGGCAAAATTGGCGCAATTACAGCCGCTGCAGGGGTTATACTTCCTTCCTTTTTGGTTATTCTTGCAATAGCCATGTTTTTCAGCCGGTTTGGTAATAACCCGTTTGTAAAGGCTTTTTTCGCCGGGGTCCGGCCTGCAGTGGTTGCATTGATCATTATTGCGGCAATTAACGTTGGAAAATCCGCAATTCGGGACAAAATTGGAACAGCAGTAACGATAATTACGGTAATTTTGGTTTCTTTTTTTAAAATACATCCGATTATTGCCATTTCAACGGGAGGAATTTTCGGATTTGCGGTATATAAGTTATGGCCGTCAAAAGTAAAAGAGATAACTGATAAAAAGGATGGTGGCAATGATTTATATTAA
- a CDS encoding chromate transporter → MIYIKLFLVFMKIGLFSFGGGYAMIPMIQKETESNGWMSPSDFVDIISISEITPGPISVNSATYIGYKVAGIPGSFSSTVGVSLPSLILIMIVSRFFFKYYEKPVNTMIFYGIRPVIAGLIWSAGISVAKTSIFKSDLVTEVFNYSFSIATSVIDFRSVGILVVVLLILVKYKVHPVLTILGAGMAGIIVYIFIPSL, encoded by the coding sequence ATGATTTATATTAAACTTTTTCTTGTTTTTATGAAAATCGGACTGTTTAGCTTCGGCGGAGGCTATGCGATGATTCCGATGATTCAGAAGGAAACCGAGTCCAACGGATGGATGAGCCCTTCCGATTTTGTTGATATTATCTCAATTTCTGAAATTACACCTGGGCCAATATCGGTAAATTCGGCGACTTACATAGGCTATAAAGTGGCAGGTATTCCCGGGAGTTTTTCTTCTACCGTAGGAGTTTCTTTGCCCTCGCTGATTTTGATTATGATAGTCTCGCGCTTTTTTTTCAAATATTACGAAAAACCGGTCAATACTATGATTTTTTATGGAATTAGACCTGTAATTGCGGGACTGATTTGGTCTGCAGGCATATCTGTGGCCAAAACAAGTATTTTCAAAAGTGATTTGGTAACGGAGGTTTTTAATTATTCGTTTTCAATAGCGACAAGCGTAATTGATTTTCGGAGTGTTGGCATATTGGTTGTTGTATTGCTGATACTTGTTAAATATAAGGTGCATCCTGTTTTGACAATTCTGGGAGCGGGAATGGCAGGTATAATCGTATACATATTTATTCCTTCGTTATAA
- a CDS encoding peptidoglycan recognition protein family protein — translation MLSYVTDHIPKTTPYNRRPGYSMTPEYITIHSTGNPTSTARNERAWLTNPNNNVTASWHIVVDEKEAIEAIPLNEVAWHAGDGGNGTGNRKSIGIEICESGDRQKTLKNAAELVAKLLKERGWGVDRLRRHYDWSGKICPRIFYDNGKWTGWEQFKEAVQKELFGGDNMTQDKNQPSDWAKEAWEWAKKEGITDGTDPQRVATREEVITMLYRYYKKDSK, via the coding sequence ATGTTAAGTTATGTAACTGACCACATACCCAAAACTACGCCTTACAACCGCCGTCCCGGGTATTCCATGACGCCGGAATATATCACAATACATTCTACCGGCAATCCGACCAGTACGGCAAGGAACGAACGCGCATGGTTAACTAACCCGAATAACAATGTCACGGCCAGCTGGCATATTGTAGTGGACGAAAAAGAGGCAATTGAAGCCATACCTTTAAACGAGGTCGCATGGCATGCCGGGGACGGGGGGAACGGGACGGGAAACAGAAAAAGCATTGGTATTGAAATATGCGAAAGCGGAGACAGGCAAAAGACTTTGAAGAATGCTGCGGAACTGGTTGCAAAGCTTCTGAAAGAACGCGGATGGGGAGTGGATAGGCTGCGCCGGCATTATGACTGGAGCGGTAAAATATGCCCTCGGATTTTCTACGATAACGGCAAGTGGACAGGGTGGGAACAGTTTAAGGAAGCTGTTCAAAAGGAACTTTTCGGAGGTGATAACATGACACAGGATAAAAATCAGCCTTCCGACTGGGCGAAGGAGGCCTGGGAATGGGCTAAAAAGGAAGGTATTACAGACGGAACGGATCCGCAGAGAGTTGCCACACGTGAAGAAGTCATAACCATGCTTTACCGGTATTATAAGAAGGATTCCAAATAA
- the smpB gene encoding SsrA-binding protein SmpB: MDKDSIRIVAQNKKAKHDYFIEETFEAGIVLSGTEVKSVRQGKVNLKDSYAYIKNSEVFVRGMHISPYEQGNIFNQDPLRDRKLLLHKREINKLIGYTQQKGLTLIPTKLYFKNNWAKVELAVARGKKLYDKRRAMAERDAKRAIDKKMKEYNRQ; this comes from the coding sequence ATGGATAAAGATTCAATCAGGATAGTAGCGCAGAATAAAAAGGCGAAGCACGATTATTTTATCGAGGAAACTTTCGAGGCCGGAATTGTACTTTCAGGAACAGAGGTAAAGTCGGTACGGCAGGGAAAAGTTAACCTGAAGGACAGTTATGCTTATATTAAAAATTCCGAAGTTTTTGTAAGAGGAATGCATATCAGTCCGTATGAGCAAGGGAATATTTTTAATCAGGATCCCTTACGGGACAGAAAACTTTTGCTCCATAAAAGGGAGATTAACAAGCTGATAGGTTACACACAGCAAAAAGGGTTAACACTGATACCGACAAAATTATATTTTAAAAATAACTGGGCAAAGGTTGAACTGGCTGTAGCAAGGGGTAAAAAACTGTACGACAAACGAAGGGCCATGGCTGAACGTGATGCAAAGCGTGCGATAGATAAAAAAATGAAAGAGTACAACAGGCAATAA
- a CDS encoding DUF6648 family protein translates to MDNKFNSFLKHRQSLLLQYKMGDLTKNEFIEANYATIERLGIEPFKRVDNVKKAIYNYHYFNVLAKFYYSMARDFPDGSKEKASLIAQSNSYYREKDKVTMTLLKLLDFRNVEAYFVKVKSKKLQNKLFEIVIKDPDVLFEINALSTPYGGMESDYIILHSTNPFILKRLKEEGVFADEKRKSLADNYINQKY, encoded by the coding sequence ATGGACAATAAATTCAACAGTTTTCTTAAGCATCGGCAAAGCCTGCTGTTACAATATAAAATGGGAGATTTGACAAAAAACGAGTTTATAGAGGCTAATTATGCCACCATTGAGCGGCTGGGAATAGAGCCCTTTAAGAGGGTAGATAACGTTAAAAAAGCCATTTACAATTACCATTATTTTAATGTGCTGGCTAAATTTTATTACAGCATGGCCAGGGATTTTCCCGACGGCAGCAAGGAAAAAGCAAGTTTAATAGCTCAGTCAAACAGTTATTACAGGGAAAAAGACAAAGTCACGATGACATTGTTGAAGCTTCTGGATTTTCGCAATGTCGAAGCTTATTTTGTCAAGGTAAAATCGAAAAAGCTCCAAAACAAATTATTTGAAATAGTCATAAAGGATCCTGACGTACTGTTTGAAATTAATGCTTTATCAACTCCCTACGGCGGAATGGAGTCTGATTATATCATACTGCATTCCACAAACCCTTTCATTCTGAAACGTCTCAAAGAAGAGGGAGTTTTTGCGGATGAAAAGAGAAAATCTCTGGCAGACAATTATATAAATCAGAAATATTAA